A single region of the Silene latifolia isolate original U9 population chromosome 8, ASM4854445v1, whole genome shotgun sequence genome encodes:
- the LOC141596631 gene encoding uncharacterized protein LOC141596631, with the protein MAFFRYFGQCIELNIRNASSLSSVFIGGDTGHEIAYAFEPLSKYFPQLEVLYLRIPLGVLSTQYNIGVEHLQLPLLTTLKVLELHIFGDHSFSLLGWTPLIEACVVLEKLIVKFDCYDIGLNGNITKRGGSPLKSLKTLEIFGYCGRRIDIELATYVFENAVNLQHVFVEVELMPYNVSPDSPIRISKLKEIIPEGVSFVLKES; encoded by the exons ATGGCTTTCTTCAGATACTTTGGCCAGTGTATAGAGCTGAATATTCGAAATGCCTCATCACTTTCTTCTGTCTTCATCGGTGGAGATACAGGGCATGAAATAGCATATGCATTTGAGCCCCTGTCAAAGTACTTTCCACAGTTGGAGGTTCTTTATTTACGGATACCATTAGGTGTGCTTTCGACTCAG TATAATATTGGAGTTGAGCACTTGCAGTTGCCACTTTTGACTACACTTAAGGTGCTAGAACTACATATTTTTGGTGATCATTCATTCAGCCTCCTTGGCTGGACTCCCTTAATTGAGGCATGTGTGGTCCTTGAAAAATTGATAGTCAAG TTTGACTGTTACGACATTGGCCTTAATGGCAACATAACTAAACGTGGTGGTTCACCCCTAAAGAGCTTGAAGACCTTGGAGATTTTTGGGTACTGTGGACGCCGTATTGACATTGAGTTGGCTACTTATGTATTCGAGAATGCTGTTAACCTCCAGCATGTATTTGTGGAAGTCGAATTAATGCCTTATAATGTGTCTCCAGATTCCCCTATACGTATTAGCAAACTGAAGGAGATAATACCCGAGGGTGTTAGCTTTGTTTTGAAGGAATCCTAA